GCAGAACTAAAACCTCCAACATTAGTGGTAGTTCCGAAGCTTGGTGTACTTGTTGGAGTTCCAAAAAGGGTTGCTGTTGTTGTGCTAGTATTAGCTGTATTACTAAATAATCCTCCTCCTGTTCCAAATGTAGGAGCACTTTGAGTTCCAAATAATCCTCCAGCGGAAGTGTTAGTAGAGGTTGTACCAAATAAACTCGTAGTAGCAGGCTGAGTACCACTTGCACCAAAACCAAAAGTTGGATTTTGCATATTAAAGGgttatttagtttaattttcagtaatgcataaatttttaaagttttgaattaatCTAACCTATACCAGTTCAAAATAATTGACATCTGATGGAAATGTGCAAGCACAGAATATACCCTTTGGTATGTTCTGTGTGTTCAAGTGTATTCCCTGAAATATAACGGATACGACAAATTCAAACTCTACCATTTCATCGGTTGAATTCAAATGTTTAATGTGTAtgtatattctcaatttttttaaataattatattcgacaaaaataaaatggacattttctcataattttcttgtagttattaTTATGTACAACTTTCATTCTCAAATCGAAAGTTTATTGTTTCTTTATAGTTTTCGTCCTGCAATAAAGGGCTCGCAGGCGCGAACAAGACAAGACTCCATATTTGCGGGTCACTCAGTAGCAATAGCTACGGAAGGTTGTGTTTTCGACACTAAGATTTTGCATTCAAAATAACGAATTAGAACTTCActacaaataaactttgattGAGAAAATTACAATACGCGTCAAGACCGTGAACTATACTGTGAGTCTTGCTCGAGCCTGTGAGTGTAGACGGTGGGAAATCTTATCCGCAATTCGCGACACGCTACGCTCTGCTATTCAAGCCCTGATTCACGTGTGATTTTCAAAGCAAACCACtgcataaaaaattcaatgacttacaaattataacatattcCTTAAAGCTTTTGCCATTCGTTAATACTTATCACACCACCCTAAACGCCTCGTAAGCCATTCAACTTGGATTTACGCTTATAACGCGCTGGACTAAGTGGAATGGGAAAGATCGTAGTCGtgagtgcttagtggaatgcacccaaAATTGAATAAGCGTTAACTATAGAACATACCTTAAGTATGTTCTGTGGcgttaaaattgtaaaaactcCAGGAAGAAGAAAATTACGCTAAAACCGCTCTTGAAActcgtaaaattttttatcatgaaagTGCACCTAATCTATCAAAAATCTGTTAAGCAATAAATGAATTTGAAGAAACTAGGTCAATAAATCGATAGTCAAATTTTGATTAGTATTTGGTTAACTGTAAACGAAAACCACACTGGCCAAGTGCTAAGAAGGTAGacgtcaaaaaaatgagttgaGAAGAACAAAACTACTGACAATTTACTTTGAAATCTAAAAGAAGGAACTTACTaggattatttatttacatttgtacttgctttttttattattggtttcTTTCTTATTGTTACTTGATAGTGGAAACGCTTGAAAGAATACGAAATATATTATGACACGACATGCAAGAAATTGTACTGCAGGGGCCGTTTATACGTATcacgaaaagaaaaaagatgcaAAAGCATCAGGTTATGGAACAAATTCTCAAAGACTAGGGAAAGACTCTGTAAAAGATTTTGATTGCTGTTCTCTTTCTTTACAGCCGTGTAGGAACCCAGTTATTACGTGAGTATTATCAAAGTTAtctattcaatttaaatttgcAGAATTATTAATTACTGATTTGTTGCattgaaagtttttaaagatttttacatatataaagATGTGGAAAATATCCAGAACATGTTCTCTTAATATTAGTTTATAATGCACGGGATATCTGGAaagataatatataaattttttttggagtatctccattttcattaacatatatcattttttatatttgtaccGAGATGGCTGAACTTTTTCAATGTAGTAAGAACTATCACTAAAATTTTAGCTAATGCACAATCTATTagttaatatttgtaaataaaacaatattatagGAAAGATGGTTACCTTTTTGATAAGGAAGTGatacttgaatatattttaaaaaagaaaaacgaatataaacgaaaattgaaggaatatgagaaattaaaaaaactcgAAGAAGAGAAAAATGCACAAAAAGAAGCTGAAaatatgaatcagaaaatttcgTCATTTCTTAAAGATGAGAACAATATAGTCAGCAAATCATTGCTGGAAGTAGAAACGGGTAGGTTAATaagtaaattttacaatttatccatgtaattgaaaatctatttggtatgaatttaattaatattacttGTTATTGTCAATTCCTTCTTTGAATTAGAGAGACAGCTGCTGTCACCAAAATAGCCAAGAGTAAGAGAGTTATCTGTTACCCTTTTAGTAAAGAAGATTAGGCAGCTAGGAATCATTAGGTGTTTACTATGCAACCAATGAAAACACTGTGGTGCGCCTGGATGAGATGCTCTATGTTCCACGTTGAGGCTCTTCATCGTAGTCTGCATGTACCTCTCCCTTAGTAACATGGTCTTCCTCCATTAAAAGAAAAGTACGCCAAGTCTGGAGAGGAATTTGGGATGGTGAATATCTAAACGATAGTtctataaaagaataaataaattgacaatttgagcctaactaattgaaataaacctgaaaaatgaagtttgattaataaaaaaatattaatccaaTATTAAAAATCTCATTTATCTGGGTTGAgtcaaattttagaattcttcCTCTAGGTTTAAGATCGCACCTCCCTAAATTCCATGGAATTTACAAtctgtttaatatatataacaaataagtaAATagtatgagtttaaaaattttatattttcattaaatctCCTCTCTTAAGCTATATTCTTCTGTTTTGTTGACAtggataaatatttaatgaaatctAATCAAAAGGTCTATCAGTTTGAAACGTTTTAAGCAGCGCACTTAATCTATCGTTTTAAAAAACTCACTTGCGACTACATTTGATTGGGATTTAATTCTATCTCTATATCTCTTATTGCAGCATTGTACTTCACTTTTAATGGTGGGAATGTATAGGTCTCTTTCTATGACAGAATTGGGTATGTACCATGGAGCATTAACTAAAATGCTCAGAACCTTAATTTGGAATCTTTGTATGATTTGTAGACTTCAATAATTGCTTAGAAGAAAATGATTTCAGACAAATGCACTGAAAACCTGGCCAAAAGTCCAAATTGTCAAGTGTTCAGGATGCTGCAAAACTGGCTAATTATGCAATAGAGATGTTGAGTCTGTAATGGGGTGCAATAAAATATACCTAAAAAGTCGATATTGGGAAGAGAGAGATTAAGAAAAGTGTTATAAATACAACGCAGGCAGTCATTGGTACTAGGACTAggaatgtataataaaaattaaaaagaagcTAGGTTGAAATGGCTATGATCTATGAAAGAAGATAAGAACAAAGACAATAAAGTGGCTAAAGGAACAACAACATGATAATgaatataatgtaaaattacATCCACATATAAAGAAAGAGAATAGAAaatgaacaacaaaaaatatttatgatacaaTACTAGGAAATGAACAAAAACCAACGGAAGTGGAATGTAATGAATGACACAATCAACAAACTGAAATACAAAACAGGAAGATCAGACAAAATagtgaatgaaattattataatatggGGGAGATAAAGGCTGGAATAAATGTCAACAACCATGGCACCGATTTTTTGTTGTCCCCACTTTACCGgcttgtaatttattgaaattctgaaatttttcctttacaattttttcatattcttagtcaataaatatataaaaactagatagtaaaaatgtttttcatttttttttaagttttttaagTTAAGTTTCAAGTCCTAAAATTTAGGCTACTAGACCATTTTACCTTAAGGTAAAGTATGAAATTCTCTTTATAGAGCTTCATTTTGTAGTTATAAGCAAAGAAGTCCCATAATATAGTGGTTTTTTTGCGATTTTAACAAGGCAAAATTTTTGTTAGCAAACTTTATTTGTGATCAGTGGTTCGTAAACATAGGATTGTAAAGAGGATGTCACCAATAAAACTCCTCTAATTTTCCTAATCTAGACTAAAATAAATACAACCAACTTTCATATATTATCCCTCTTGTATTATTCTATGTATTTTCAGAGAAACCTAGTActtcttcaatttcaaatatgGCTGTAGGCAGAGACAAAGACCTTCCTAGTTTTTGGGTTCCCACTATGACACCAAGCGCTGAGAAAACAGAATTGATAAAACccgtaagtaatttttttatattcatttcttcatttttttttagcaaaaatctcattttatattttgcagGATCCAGTAGTTTATTGTCCCATATCTAATAAGCCCCTTAAAGCTAAAGATTTGATCGATGTTAAATTTGTTCCTGTAAATGATCCAGATGAAAAAAAGTCCatttatacaaaagaaaacagATATATGTGTGCTATAACCCATGACATTTTGAGTAATTCAGTACCATGTGCAGTTTTAAAACCAACGTAGgtgcaaattattgaaataaaatttatagattattttcaaatcaatttttaaaaatcttattgtgacattttgtgttgatttttTAGTGGAGATGTCGTAACTTTGGAGTgtgtcaataaaattattaaaaaagatatgaTCCATCCATTAACAAATAAACCATTGCACAAAAAGGATATAATTATTATGCAGAGGGTAAGTAATAGTAAAGctcataaaaaatgtatttagttATTATGTTTATTGGGTATTGGGTGCTACAAAAAAACAGTGCCCCCTGGTTGACATGGTTCCAGCCCTTGTAGtgatttggaacaaaaaattcttaattcttaataaaaaaattcacaaaatggcgtcgacatgaaatatcaattttttttgctcCTTTTCTTGATCTTTTcgagtttttaaaaatactccAAATCTTTTAAAATCCAAGATAGAGAGATTTACCAAATTTCAAAGGAATATGTCGGATAGAACTTGAGATATCATGTAAACTacttcaaaaaaagtaaaaagagaAACAATTCCAGTAGAATAACTCGTTTCACTCGGCCGGCTTAGACGCTACGTCACAAAATATAATGTATCTCTGGAAATAGTgcgattttaaaaaaaatccgttgaaatacatatttttaaggatctaagatttgaaaatattaaaaaaaaagattttttccaaaCTTCTAGACCAGAATACCCCCTTGAAGTGTGTGTGCTATTTTATTGTGTCGACAGTTAATAACTCAGTTGCGCATTATCtaaaaaaagttcattaagATAAATTATAGGCAATAATATGCTCCTTACctggaaaatatttcatagcTGAACGGCAAAGCACACATAAGTTCATGTATCACTTTGCATATTACCATTATCCACGTTCCCACAATATGCAATATTGTTGAATTATAAGAAAGTTCCTATCTTAAGAAAAAT
The sequence above is drawn from the Diorhabda carinulata isolate Delta chromosome 6, icDioCari1.1, whole genome shotgun sequence genome and encodes:
- the LOC130894905 gene encoding nitric oxide synthase-interacting protein homolog encodes the protein MTRHARNCTAGAVYTYHEKKKDAKASGYGTNSQRLGKDSVKDFDCCSLSLQPCRNPVITKDGYLFDKEVILEYILKKKNEYKRKLKEYEKLKKLEEEKNAQKEAENMNQKISSFLKDENNIVSKSLLEVETEKPSTSSISNMAVGRDKDLPSFWVPTMTPSAEKTELIKPDPVVYCPISNKPLKAKDLIDVKFVPVNDPDEKKSIYTKENRYMCAITHDILSNSVPCAVLKPTGDVVTLECVNKIIKKDMIHPLTNKPLHKKDIIIMQRGGTGYSLTNKKLDGKQDRPALQA